The genomic DNA GCGACAGCTTTGGTAAGGGATTGGTGCAGCGGGTATTTCGCTTGCCGTTCGGTACGGGGTTGACGCTTACGACCGCTCGTTATTACACGCCGTACGGCCGTTCGCTCCAGCGTGATTATTCTAGCGGTTCGATCTACGATTATTACTCACACCTCGCTGATTCGCCCGATACACCGACCGAAGACATTGCGCCGAAACCGGCCGGCAGTCCGGTCACACTGCCAAACGGAAGGGTATTGTATGGCGGACGGGGGATCGAACCTGATGTCCAGGTGGCGGCTACAAAGCCGAGCCCGCTTCGTTCGCGCATCAATGAGGCGGCGTTCTTCTTTGTACGCCAGATGGTGGCCGGCAAGGTCGCAGGTTTTGACTCGTTAAAAACTGAGAAGCAGACATTCAAACAGGTTTTGGCTCCGAATGAGTTTCAGGTGACGGACAAGATGCTCGACGCATTTCGCAGTTTTGTTGCTGCCGATAAGGTCTACGGCCTAACAGCAGAAAATGTCAGCTCACAACTCGATCACACCAGAACACGTATCCGCGAGGAACTGGCGACGGCGCATTATTCGTCGGAGGCCGGCGTACAGGTTCTGCTCGAGGTAGATCCGCAGGTGGCCAAGGCGATCGAATCGATGCCTGAAGCGGCGAAATTGACCGAATCAGGCGGTCTCTTTCGAGCGGCAAAATAGTTTTTTTATATGTACAAACAGATCGGAATACTGACCGGCGGCGGGGATGCTCCGGGCCTGAATGCCGCGATTCGTGCAGTCGTCAGGACGGCGATCGGCGAATTCGGAATGAGCTGCATCGGGATCGAGGACAGCTTTGAAGGCATCCTCGGTGAGACGCACACGCACAAATTGAATACCAAGAGCGTCAGCGGCATTCTGCCGCGCGGCGGCACGATACTCGGTACTCGGAACCGCGGTAGTTTTGTCAAGATGGTCGACGGCAAGCCCAGCTTTCCGCAAATGCCGATCGGCGAGGCACTGGCGAATCTTGACATTCTCGGGATCGAAGCACTTGTTGCTATCGGCGGCGAGGGAACGCTTGCAATAGCTGAGCAGTTTCACAAACGCGGATTTCCTGTAATCGGTGTCCCCAAAACGATCGACAATGATCTCGCGGCGACCGAATTAACGTTCGGATTTATGACAGCGATCGATATCGCGACCGAGGCTCTTGATCGGCTGCACACGACGGCAGCGTCGCACGATCGTGTCATGATACTCGAGGTAATGGGCCGCAATACGGGATGGATCGCACTCCACGCGGGACTTGCCGGCAGTGCTGACATTATCCTGATACCGGAAATTCCGTTCTCGTTCGATTCGATCGTGCAGAAAGTGCGGGCACGCGAACAGAGCGGTTCGCGGTTTACGAATATCGTGGTCGCCGAGGGTGCAACGGAGGTCGGAAAGGGTGAGATGTACTCGGACACTCAGGAATTGCGGCTCGGCGGTATCGGAGAACACATCCGACGCCGTATTGAGGCAATGACCAACAAAGAATCCCGATGCGTTGTGCTCGGACATTTGCAGCGCGGCGGCAGCCCGAATGCTTTTGACCGAATGCTCGGGACGAATTTTGGAGCATGCGCGGTGCGGGCTCTTGCCAGCGGCGAAACCGGAAAGATGGTTGCACTGCAGGCAGGAACGATCGTCACCGTGCCGCTGCATGAGGCGATAGCAAATATAAAGAACGTTCCGATCGACGGCCAGCTTGTACGAACTGCACGTGATATCGGCATCTCGTTTTCGGCACCAAAGGAATCAAAGCTCGGTGAACCCGCGATGTATGAGGTTAGAACGCTGGGCTCATAAAGTACAGGATCTATGGAAACGATAAAGAAGAAATTGCAGGCGGAACTGGACGTTCTGGAACGTCAGTTACATTTTGACCTGCCAAAGGCGATACAACACGCCCGCGAATTTGGAGACCTAAGTGAAAATGCGGAATATAAGGCCGCGAAAGAGAAACAAACAATGGTTCAGGTCAGGATCAGTCAATTGCAGCAGCGGTTGATGGAGATCGAATCGATCGATATTTCAAAGATCCCGACCGATCGTGCGGCCTATGGTTCAACCTTGGTGCTTTTCGATCTTGAAAAGGAAGAAAAAGTTACTTACAAGCTCGTAACCTCCGAAGAAAGCGATCCTGATAAAGGCCTGATCTCGACTGTTTCACCGATCGGGCAAGCGCTTATGGGCAAAGAGGAAGGCGACGAGATCAAAGTAAGAACGCCGACGGGTTTCCGTAATTTTGAGATCAGCCGATTGAGGACAATTCACGAAAAGGAGTAAGCCTTCAGCAATAAGCGCTAAGCAGTCATCGGGATTGCTTTCGCTGGATGCTGAATGCTGAATGCTGAATGCTAGGTGCAGAAATAGGACGCGGGGCAATGCGGATCATCAACGCGATGGTGCGCGGACTCGCGTCTGCGGGAATTTCGCCAAATATCCTGACGGGGATCGGCGTAACGATCAATATCGGCTGCGGCGTGTTGTTCGGGCTCGGCGAGTTTTTCTGGGCGGGTATTGTGCTGATAGTTGCCAACCTCTTTGATATGCTCGACGGCAATGTTGCCAGGTTGAGCGGCCGCGTCACAAAATTCGGAAGTTTTCTTGATTCAACACTCGACCGGCTCTCAGATATGGTGTCATTTCTCGGCATAATGATCTTTTATGCGGGCAACGCACCTCAGCATTCGATCCTTAATGTTTTTCTCGCCGGAGTCGGCCTCATATCGTCCGTAATGGTCAGCTACGCGCCCGCACGGAGCGAAAGCCTCGGCGTAAAGGCAAATGTCGGTTTCCTGCAGCGGCCGGAACGTGTTGTCTTACTCATCATCGGGGCACTCTCAACTTGGAATTGGGATTCGGACTTTTTCCTTTTAACCGCATGCCTCAGGTTCTGTGGGTGCTCGCGGTGGGTTCGGTCTGGACACTAGTACACCGTATGTTCTATATCTGGAAAGAGTTTCGGCGGATCGAGGGAGAGCCTGGAAAATGATCGAACGATTGCGTCGGTTCTGGAATTCTGTGAGTTGGACCGAGTTCGTCATAGCTGCTCTAGTCGTCGTGTTGGCAGTATCGGCGGCTGTTGTGTTCCGGGTTCAACTGATCGATTGGTTGGTCAGTTTCTGGCAGTCACTGACGTGGCAAAGGGTATTGCTTGGGGTTGTCGTTTTTCTGGTGTCGTTGACGATCAGCTTTGTCGCTCTAGGTATCGTGATGGTTAAGATTCCACCGCATTATTTTAGTTCGCATCACGAACGTGATTTTTTGCCGGATAGCCCGTGGCTAGTACGTTGGGGAGCAGTGATCGCTAAGAATATTCTCGGTGTTTTCCTGATTTGTCTAGGCATTTTACTTTCACTGCCGGGAGTGCCGGGACAGGGTGTGTTGACGATCTTGCTCGGCCTAATAATGGTCGATATTCCGGGCAAACGTCCGCTGGAAGCACGCATCATTCAACGGCCCACGGTACTCGCAGCGATCAATAAACTTCGGGCGAAATACGAAAAGCCGCCGCTTGTTCTGGATTAAGAATGGGAGTTTTTGACAAGATATTTGGGAAGAAGCCGTTCGATCCCGATGAACGCCGTCGTAATTTGCTGGCTAATGGCCGCATTACAGACGGCTCTATTATCGATACGAAGACCGACAGCGAAGGCCGCGAACTTGTCGTCTTTGTTTACACGTTGAATGGTGTCGATTTCGAATCGGCTGATGAGTTGACGTCCGAACAGATGCTGAATGGTGATCGTTATGTGCCCGGATCAAAGGTCGGGATAAGGTTCGATCCGAAGAATCAATACGATTCGATCGTTGAATAAATGTTCAAGAAGATATTAATAGCTAATCTTGGCGAGATCGCCTGTCGTGTGATACGTGCCTGTCGTGAGATGAATATCGCGACAGTGGCTGTGTTTTCGGATGCCGACCGCGATGCATTGCACGTGCGCATGGCGGATGAGGCGTTTCACATCGGGCCGCCGCCTTCGGCTCAGAGCTATCTCCGCTGGGAAAAGATCATCGAAGTGGCGAAATGGGCCGGTGTCGAAGCGATCCACCCCGGCTATGGTTTTTTGTCGGAGAATGCCGAGTTTGTCCGCAATGTAACGGCCGCCGGGATCGTATTCATCGGCCCACCGCCTGAGGCGATGGAAGGCTTGGGCGGCAAGATGTCGGCACGAAAGATCGCGATCGAGGCCGATGTGCCGATCGTCCCTGGGACGACCGAGCCCCTGCGTTCTTTTGAAGAGGCAAAGGCAACATCGGCGGAGATCGGCTATCCGGTGATGCTAAAGGCTTCGGCCGGCGGCGGCGGCAAGGGAATGCGGCTGGTGTTCGACGAATCGGAATTGAGATCGGCACTCGAAGGTGCACAATCTGAGGCTCTTGCCGGTTTTGGTGACGACGCAGTGTATGTCGAAAAGGCTGTCGTTGCTCCGCGGCATATCGAGATACAGGTCTTTTCGGATACGCACGGCAATCACGTTTATTTGGGCGAGCGCGAGTGTTCGATCCAGCGACGGCACCAGAAAGTGATCGAAGAAGCTCCATCGCCGATCAATTCGGCGGAGCTTCGAAAGGAAATGGGCGAATGTGCAGTCAAGGTCGCGAAAGCCGTTAATTATGTTGGTGCCGGAACCGTCGAGTTTCTGGTGTCGGACGTCGACCGCTCGTTCTATTTTCTTGAAATGAACACGCGGCTCCAAGTCGAGCATCCGGTGACCGAGCTCGTCACCGGCATCGATCTTGTACGGGAACAGATACGCGTCGCGTGGGGCGAAAAACTGTCGTTCACCCAGGACGACATACAGATTCGAGGCCACGCCATCGAATGCCGCGTCTATGCCGAGGATCCGGAAGCCAATTTTATGCCTAGCCCTGGCAGGATCACACGGCTGCGAGTGCCTCAGGGGCCTGGTGTTCGTGATGACGGCGGAGTGTACGAGGGGGCTGAGGTCTCGATCTATTATGACCCTATGATCTCGAAACTCGCGGTTTACGGTAAAGACCGGGCCGAGGCGATCGACCGTATGCGCCGGGCTCTAGAGGAATACGAGGTCGGCGGCATTAAGACGACGTTGCCGTTCTTCCGCGACGTAATGCGCGATCAGGAATTTATCGACGGAAAGCTCGATACCGGCTTTATTCCCCGTTTTAATGAAAGGCACAAGCCTGCGAAGGTAAGTGAGGCAGATCGTGACATTGCGATCATAGCGTCGGCATTGAGCTTTTCGACAAGACAGGCGAAACCGGAGGCAAACATAGCGAGAGTCGAGAGCCGATGGGCCGCGGCTGGCCGTGTCGCAGCGATGAATAACAGGTTATAGTGAAAAATATGGAAGAATTGCTAAAAAGTCTGATGGGCAAAAAGGTAGATATTACCTGCGGAACGAACGCAACATTTCGCGGCGATGTCATGGATGTTAATTCCGGCGTGCTTTATCTGCGTGACGAAGAGGAAAAGGTCGCGTATGTTTCGATCGACAAGATAGCCGTCATTTATGAGTGCAAGGAACCGTCGATCAGGCCCGGATTCATCAGTTAGTAAGGTGAAGTGGAAAAGCAAAAGCCCGGTCTCGCATTTCGCGAGTGCCGGGCTTTATTGATCTCGTGATCCGAAACTATCGATCGTCCTGGTTTCCGGACTGCGTGTTGGTATATTGCGGCTTCAGGCGGCCAAACCCGACAATGCGGTTCTGCCAGTAACCGGCGAACGGTGAATAAGTAATACCTTTGCTCGACGATGCGTGATAAAAACCATTTTCATCAGCTACGATGCCCATGTGTCCGAAATTATTCAGGAAAACGAGGGTGCCGTATTTGAAACGCTCGTCGCCGTAAACAGGATCAG from Acidobacteriota bacterium includes the following:
- a CDS encoding 6-phosphofructokinase — translated: MYKQIGILTGGGDAPGLNAAIRAVVRTAIGEFGMSCIGIEDSFEGILGETHTHKLNTKSVSGILPRGGTILGTRNRGSFVKMVDGKPSFPQMPIGEALANLDILGIEALVAIGGEGTLAIAEQFHKRGFPVIGVPKTIDNDLAATELTFGFMTAIDIATEALDRLHTTAASHDRVMILEVMGRNTGWIALHAGLAGSADIILIPEIPFSFDSIVQKVRAREQSGSRFTNIVVAEGATEVGKGEMYSDTQELRLGGIGEHIRRRIEAMTNKESRCVVLGHLQRGGSPNAFDRMLGTNFGACAVRALASGETGKMVALQAGTIVTVPLHEAIANIKNVPIDGQLVRTARDIGISFSAPKESKLGEPAMYEVRTLGS
- a CDS encoding transcription elongation factor GreA, which encodes METIKKKLQAELDVLERQLHFDLPKAIQHAREFGDLSENAEYKAAKEKQTMVQVRISQLQQRLMEIESIDISKIPTDRAAYGSTLVLFDLEKEEKVTYKLVTSEESDPDKGLISTVSPIGQALMGKEEGDEIKVRTPTGFRNFEISRLRTIHEKE
- a CDS encoding CDP-alcohol phosphatidyltransferase family protein, whose product is MRIINAMVRGLASAGISPNILTGIGVTINIGCGVLFGLGEFFWAGIVLIVANLFDMLDGNVARLSGRVTKFGSFLDSTLDRLSDMVSFLGIMIFYAGNAPQHSILNVFLAGVGLISSVMVSYAPARSESLGVKANVGFLQRPERVVLLIIGALSTWNWDSDFFLLTACLRFCGCSRWVRSGH
- the accC gene encoding acetyl-CoA carboxylase biotin carboxylase subunit, with protein sequence MFKKILIANLGEIACRVIRACREMNIATVAVFSDADRDALHVRMADEAFHIGPPPSAQSYLRWEKIIEVAKWAGVEAIHPGYGFLSENAEFVRNVTAAGIVFIGPPPEAMEGLGGKMSARKIAIEADVPIVPGTTEPLRSFEEAKATSAEIGYPVMLKASAGGGGKGMRLVFDESELRSALEGAQSEALAGFGDDAVYVEKAVVAPRHIEIQVFSDTHGNHVYLGERECSIQRRHQKVIEEAPSPINSAELRKEMGECAVKVAKAVNYVGAGTVEFLVSDVDRSFYFLEMNTRLQVEHPVTELVTGIDLVREQIRVAWGEKLSFTQDDIQIRGHAIECRVYAEDPEANFMPSPGRITRLRVPQGPGVRDDGGVYEGAEVSIYYDPMISKLAVYGKDRAEAIDRMRRALEEYEVGGIKTTLPFFRDVMRDQEFIDGKLDTGFIPRFNERHKPAKVSEADRDIAIIASALSFSTRQAKPEANIARVESRWAAAGRVAAMNNRL